The following are from one region of the Capsicum annuum cultivar UCD-10X-F1 chromosome 1, UCD10Xv1.1, whole genome shotgun sequence genome:
- the LOC107851238 gene encoding uncharacterized protein LOC107851238 isoform X1, translating to MASILKQTSKLAGKLLNPKLLSTSTRSISPRASFNGGSVRFASTSEFSYVEKKNAPRRLPAACSYLLRADERSHSTGNEAIPKVTLKIQDLVNSSIQERVWRTGFEHVIKQGRVGKIAWSIKDLRTHGFGPHLMTYSFWSIEEP from the exons ATGGCTTCAATCCTAAAGCAAACTTCCAAGCTCGCCGGAAAATTATTGAATCCAAAATTACTATCAACATCCACGCGCTCAATCTCACCACGCGCCTCCTTTAATGGCGGTTCCGTCCGATTTGCATCGACGTCAGAATTCAGTTACGTAGAGAAGAAAAATGCTCCTCGGCGATTACCGGCGGCGTGCAGTTACCTTCTTCGGGCCGATGAACGGAGTCATTCTACTGGAAATGAAGCTATTCCTAAAGTTACACTGA AGATTCAAGACTTGGTCAACTCAAGCATACAAGAACGAGTATGGAGGACCGGTTTTGAGCATGTCATTAAGCAAGGCCGTGTggggaagattgcttggagcattaaagacttgaggactcacggttttggaccaCACTTAATGACTTACAgtttttggagcattgaagagccTTAA
- the LOC107851238 gene encoding uncharacterized protein LOC107851238 isoform X2 — MASILKQTSKLAGKLLNPKLLSTSTRSISPRASFNGGSVRFASTSEFSYVEKKNAPRRLPAACSYLLRADERSHSTGNEAIPKVTLIY; from the exons ATGGCTTCAATCCTAAAGCAAACTTCCAAGCTCGCCGGAAAATTATTGAATCCAAAATTACTATCAACATCCACGCGCTCAATCTCACCACGCGCCTCCTTTAATGGCGGTTCCGTCCGATTTGCATCGACGTCAGAATTCAGTTACGTAGAGAAGAAAAATGCTCCTCGGCGATTACCGGCGGCGTGCAGTTACCTTCTTCGGGCCGATGAACGGAGTCATTCTACTGGAAATGAAGCTATTCCTAAAGTTACACTGA TTTATTGA